In one window of Opitutus sp. GAS368 DNA:
- a CDS encoding histidine phosphatase family protein, producing the protein MELYFMRHGETAWSLTGQHTGKTDLPLTAHGEAEARALGALLRGVSFDHVFTSPRQRARRTAELTGHAAATVEADLAEWDYGDYDGKTMTEIRATRPAWDIYTDGCPGGESPEQITARADRLIARWSSLTGRVAAFSHGHFGRVLAVRWIGLPLGMAKHFAINTASCGLLDRDPGRDHRARIVQWNITARQES; encoded by the coding sequence ATGGAACTTTACTTCATGCGACATGGCGAGACGGCCTGGTCGCTGACCGGACAGCACACGGGGAAAACCGACCTGCCGCTGACTGCCCACGGCGAGGCGGAGGCCCGGGCCCTCGGCGCGCTGCTGCGTGGTGTGTCCTTTGACCATGTGTTCACCAGCCCGCGCCAACGGGCGCGGCGCACGGCCGAGCTGACGGGGCACGCCGCCGCCACCGTCGAGGCCGATCTCGCGGAGTGGGATTACGGCGACTACGACGGCAAAACGATGACCGAGATCCGCGCAACGCGTCCGGCGTGGGACATCTACACCGACGGTTGCCCCGGAGGTGAGTCACCGGAGCAGATCACCGCACGCGCCGATCGCCTGATCGCCCGCTGGTCATCTCTCACCGGTCGCGTGGCGGCTTTCTCCCACGGTCACTTCGGCCGCGTGCTGGCCGTCCGCTGGATCGGCCTGCCCCTGGGCATGGCGAAACACTTCGCGATCAACACCGCGTCCTGCGGCCTTCTCGACCGCGACCCCGGCCGTGACCACCGCGCGCGGATTGTACAGTGGAACATCACGGCACGGCAAGAAAGCTGA